The following coding sequences are from one Streptomyces sp. NBC_00536 window:
- a CDS encoding TrmH family RNA methyltransferase, translated as MSSEKTAGTVDVASAEAVRRWREAAGREELVLLDGFHALKHAVRFGADVTVAVAEDRRALLELAGELAPDVRDALDGLVREAPLRELVARVHPTGVAALAVRPDREALLAALGRTPRSAPVVVLDNPRNLGNVGAVVRLAAGFGATGVVTRGDLDPWHPHVVRAGAGLHYATAVARLELEELPPGPLYALDPEGEDIRALTLPDDALLAFGSERHGISPELRARADHLVSLPMRPQVSSYNLATSVAMTLFHWGGPKA; from the coding sequence ATGAGCAGCGAAAAGACGGCCGGGACGGTGGACGTGGCCTCGGCCGAGGCGGTACGGCGGTGGCGGGAGGCCGCCGGGCGGGAGGAGCTGGTCCTCCTCGACGGTTTCCACGCGCTCAAGCACGCCGTGCGCTTCGGCGCGGACGTCACCGTGGCCGTCGCCGAGGACCGCCGGGCGCTGCTGGAGCTGGCCGGGGAGCTGGCACCGGACGTCCGGGACGCCCTGGACGGCCTCGTGCGCGAGGCGCCGCTGCGCGAGCTGGTGGCGCGCGTGCACCCGACCGGGGTCGCGGCCCTCGCCGTACGTCCGGACCGGGAGGCCCTGCTGGCCGCGCTCGGCCGTACGCCCCGCAGCGCGCCCGTGGTGGTCCTGGACAACCCCCGCAACCTCGGCAACGTCGGCGCGGTCGTCCGGCTCGCGGCGGGCTTCGGCGCCACCGGGGTGGTGACCCGGGGCGATCTCGACCCCTGGCACCCGCACGTGGTCCGGGCGGGCGCCGGACTGCACTACGCCACGGCGGTGGCCCGGCTGGAGCTGGAGGAGCTGCCGCCCGGGCCGCTCTACGCGCTCGACCCGGAGGGCGAGGACATCCGCGCCCTCACCCTCCCGGACGACGCCCTGCTCGCCTTCGGCTCGGAACGCCACGGCATCTCGCCCGAGCTGCGCGCCCGGGCCGATCACCTGGTGTCCCTGCCGATGCGTCCGCAGGTCTCCAGCTACAACCTCGCCACCAGTGTGGCCATGACCCTCTTTCACTGGGGCGGCCCGAAAGCCTGA
- a CDS encoding HTTM domain-containing protein: MVDRADRVSPAAAPAGAGARLGARVSALRSAVGRGLARVTGEALGPYQSAVVRIGFSTTWLLFLLREFPNRRELYGPDGPWSWQLAERLIGSNHAFTVLMWSDSTLWFEIVYALALGSAALLLVGWRTRAMSVLFMVGVLSLQNRSVFMGDGGDNVIHLMALYLVLTRCARVWSLDARRAARTGSASTGAAGPVLWGLLGLALPYAAFADAVGAGWLAVFATLWVVQGLWWMVERYEPEGEGRATLDVIANLLHNAGLLVIMAEVCLIYATAGWYKIQGSRWQDGTALYYPLGLDYFTPWPGLSATLAASGTLVMLLTYGTVVVQVAFPFTLFNRRIKNVLLCAMMLEHAGIAVLLGLPFFSLAMIAADAVFLPTVFLVWLGARARALRRGRTGGPAGFAADPEPSAPGREQEYAPAPAP; encoded by the coding sequence GTGGTGGACCGTGCCGACCGTGTGAGCCCCGCCGCGGCCCCCGCTGGTGCCGGAGCCCGCCTCGGCGCCCGCGTCAGCGCCCTCCGGTCGGCCGTGGGGCGCGGGCTGGCGAGGGTCACCGGGGAGGCGCTGGGCCCGTACCAGAGCGCCGTGGTCCGGATCGGTTTCTCCACGACCTGGCTGCTCTTCCTGCTGCGCGAGTTCCCGAACCGGCGCGAGCTGTACGGTCCCGACGGGCCCTGGAGCTGGCAGCTGGCCGAGCGGCTGATCGGCTCCAACCACGCCTTCACCGTGCTGATGTGGTCGGATTCGACGCTCTGGTTCGAGATCGTCTACGCGCTCGCCCTCGGGTCGGCCGCGCTGCTGCTGGTCGGCTGGCGCACCCGGGCGATGTCCGTGCTCTTCATGGTCGGGGTGCTGTCGCTGCAGAACCGCAGCGTGTTCATGGGCGACGGCGGTGACAACGTCATCCACCTGATGGCGCTCTACCTGGTGCTCACCCGGTGCGCGCGGGTGTGGTCGCTGGACGCACGGCGCGCGGCCCGGACCGGGTCGGCGTCCACCGGGGCCGCCGGGCCGGTGCTGTGGGGCCTGCTGGGCCTGGCGCTGCCCTACGCCGCCTTCGCCGACGCGGTCGGCGCGGGCTGGCTGGCGGTGTTCGCGACGCTGTGGGTGGTCCAGGGCCTGTGGTGGATGGTGGAGCGGTATGAGCCGGAGGGCGAGGGGCGCGCGACCCTGGACGTGATCGCCAACCTGCTGCACAACGCGGGGCTGCTGGTGATCATGGCGGAGGTCTGCCTGATCTACGCCACGGCGGGCTGGTACAAGATCCAGGGCTCGCGCTGGCAGGACGGCACCGCCCTGTACTACCCGCTGGGGCTGGACTACTTCACCCCTTGGCCCGGACTGTCGGCGACGCTCGCGGCCAGCGGGACCCTGGTGATGCTGCTGACCTACGGGACGGTCGTGGTCCAGGTCGCCTTCCCGTTCACCCTGTTCAACCGGCGGATCAAGAACGTACTGCTCTGCGCGATGATGCTGGAGCACGCCGGGATCGCGGTGCTGCTGGGGCTGCCGTTCTTCTCGCTGGCGATGATCGCCGCCGACGCCGTGTTCCTGCCGACGGTGTTCCTGGTGTGGCTGGGGGCGCGGGCGCGCGCCCTGCGCCGCGGCCGTACGGGCGGACCCGCGGGCTTCGCCGCGGACCCGGAGCCCTCCGCTCCGGGGCGGGAGCAGGAGTACGCGCCCGCGCCCGCACCCTGA
- a CDS encoding DUF5819 family protein, with the protein MADDRGGMVSNEHEAAERPAARPPRAPGIAGLSTPYRVVAALALGAVAVTACWHLALVFLHVAPSNTVSKQHARTVDDWIYPEFEQNWKLFAPNPLQQNIAVEARAQLRTAAGALTTTAWRDLSAEDADAIRHNPVPSHTQQNELRRAWDFFTGSHDEDNKPNGDRGALSEAYLQRIAVARLTAEGGGTGAGSGDRILRIQLRSATTSVAAPKWSAEKTDTQTYYRELPWWTVPTV; encoded by the coding sequence ATGGCCGATGATCGGGGCGGGATGGTTTCGAACGAGCACGAAGCCGCGGAAAGGCCCGCAGCGCGGCCGCCCCGGGCGCCCGGAATCGCCGGTCTGTCCACCCCGTACCGGGTCGTCGCGGCCCTGGCGCTGGGCGCCGTCGCGGTCACGGCCTGCTGGCACCTGGCGCTGGTGTTCCTGCACGTCGCGCCGTCGAACACGGTCAGCAAGCAGCACGCGCGCACGGTGGACGACTGGATCTACCCCGAGTTCGAACAGAACTGGAAGCTCTTCGCGCCGAACCCGCTCCAGCAGAACATCGCCGTCGAGGCACGCGCCCAGCTCCGCACCGCGGCGGGAGCGCTGACCACCACCGCGTGGCGCGACCTGTCCGCCGAGGACGCCGACGCGATACGGCACAACCCGGTCCCCAGCCACACGCAGCAGAACGAGCTGCGCCGGGCCTGGGACTTCTTCACCGGCTCGCACGACGAGGACAACAAGCCGAACGGCGACCGGGGCGCGCTCTCCGAGGCCTACCTCCAGCGGATCGCGGTCGCCCGGCTGACCGCCGAAGGGGGCGGAACCGGGGCCGGGTCCGGGGACCGGATCCTGCGGATCCAGCTGCGCTCGGCGACCACCTCGGTGGCGGCGCCGAAGTGGAGCGCGGAGAAGACCGACACCCAGACCTACTACCGGGAGCTGCCGTGGTGGACCGTGCCGACCGTGTGA
- the paaA gene encoding 1,2-phenylacetyl-CoA epoxidase subunit PaaA codes for MVAVTPETGQGAALAAGLTEQLVAAFEAAVAAEERVEPRDWMPEEYRASLVRQMAQHAHSEIIGMQPEANWITRAPSLRRKAILMAKVQDEAGHGLYLYSAAETLGTSRDELLDKLHAGKQKYSSIFNYPTLTWADVGAIGWLVDGAAITNQVPICRCSYGPYARAMVRICKEESFHQRQGYELLMALSQGTEAQHAMAQDAVDRWWWPSLMMFGPPDDESAHSAQSMAWRIKRHTNDELRQRFVDIAVPQAESLGLTLPDPDLKWNEERGHHDFGAIDWSEFWAVLKGNGPCNEQRIGQRRQAHEDGAWVRDAAAAYASKHTAQNEEARV; via the coding sequence ATGGTGGCAGTGACCCCGGAGACGGGGCAGGGCGCGGCCCTCGCGGCAGGCCTGACGGAGCAGCTGGTGGCGGCCTTCGAGGCCGCCGTGGCCGCCGAGGAGCGGGTCGAACCGCGCGACTGGATGCCCGAGGAGTACCGCGCCTCGCTGGTCCGCCAGATGGCGCAGCACGCCCATTCGGAAATCATCGGCATGCAGCCCGAGGCGAACTGGATCACCCGCGCGCCCTCGCTGCGCCGCAAGGCGATCCTGATGGCCAAGGTGCAGGACGAGGCCGGGCACGGCCTCTATCTGTACAGCGCCGCGGAGACCCTGGGCACCAGCCGCGACGAGCTGCTCGACAAGCTCCACGCGGGCAAGCAGAAGTACTCCTCGATCTTCAACTACCCCACCCTGACCTGGGCCGACGTCGGCGCCATCGGCTGGCTCGTGGACGGCGCGGCGATCACCAACCAGGTGCCGATCTGCCGCTGCTCCTACGGTCCGTACGCCCGGGCCATGGTCCGGATCTGCAAGGAGGAGTCCTTCCACCAGCGCCAGGGGTACGAGCTGCTGATGGCCCTCTCGCAGGGCACCGAGGCACAGCACGCCATGGCGCAGGACGCGGTCGACCGCTGGTGGTGGCCCTCCCTGATGATGTTCGGCCCGCCCGACGACGAGTCGGCGCACTCCGCCCAGTCGATGGCCTGGCGGATCAAGCGGCACACCAATGACGAGCTGCGCCAGCGGTTCGTGGACATCGCCGTCCCGCAGGCCGAATCGCTGGGCCTGACCCTGCCCGACCCGGACCTGAAGTGGAACGAGGAGCGCGGGCACCACGACTTCGGCGCGATCGACTGGTCGGAGTTCTGGGCCGTGCTCAAGGGCAACGGCCCCTGCAACGAACAGCGCATCGGCCAGCGCCGGCAGGCGCACGAGGACGGCGCGTGGGTCCGCGACGCGGCCGCGGCGTATGCGTCGAAGCACACCGCACAGAACGAGGAGGCACGGGTATGA
- the paaB gene encoding 1,2-phenylacetyl-CoA epoxidase subunit PaaB: MTQNWPLWEVFVRSRRGLSHTHAGSLHAPDAEMALRNARDLYTRRGEGISIWVVPSAAVTASSPDERDPFFASAGDKPYRHPTFYDIPEGVRHL; this comes from the coding sequence ATGACGCAGAACTGGCCCCTGTGGGAGGTGTTCGTGCGCTCGCGCCGCGGGCTCTCGCACACGCACGCGGGGAGCCTGCACGCCCCCGACGCGGAGATGGCGCTGCGCAATGCCCGCGACCTCTACACCCGGCGGGGCGAGGGCATCTCGATCTGGGTGGTCCCCTCCGCCGCGGTGACCGCGTCCTCGCCGGACGAGCGGGACCCGTTCTTCGCCTCGGCCGGGGACAAGCCGTACCGCCACCCCACCTTCTACGACATCCCGGAGGGGGTGCGTCACCTGTGA
- the paaC gene encoding 1,2-phenylacetyl-CoA epoxidase subunit PaaC produces MTTTSRTDAPRTDPVRAAALALGDDALILSHRLGEWAGHAPVLEEEVALANIALDLLGQARVLLSMVGDEDELAFLREERAFRNLQLAEQPNGDFAHTIARQLFFSLYQQLLFTELAAGDGPFAPLAAKAVKETAYHRDHAEQWTLRLGDGTEESGRRMRTALDSLWKFTGEMFQPVPGLEVDWSALEGHWLAALGEVLERAGLALPEGPRTGAWAAGAGRQGLHTETFGRMLAEMQHLHRSHPGASW; encoded by the coding sequence GTGACCACCACGTCGCGGACCGACGCGCCCCGTACGGACCCCGTGCGGGCCGCCGCCCTCGCCCTGGGCGACGACGCGCTGATCCTCTCCCACCGCCTCGGTGAATGGGCGGGCCACGCGCCGGTCCTGGAGGAGGAGGTCGCCCTCGCGAACATCGCCCTCGACCTGCTCGGCCAGGCCCGGGTGCTGCTCTCCATGGTCGGTGACGAGGACGAGCTGGCGTTCCTGCGCGAGGAGCGCGCCTTCCGCAACCTCCAGCTGGCCGAGCAGCCGAACGGGGACTTCGCCCACACCATCGCCCGGCAGCTCTTCTTCTCCCTGTACCAGCAGCTGCTCTTCACCGAACTGGCCGCCGGGGACGGACCCTTCGCGCCGCTCGCGGCCAAGGCCGTCAAGGAGACCGCCTACCACCGCGACCACGCCGAGCAGTGGACCCTGCGGCTCGGCGACGGCACCGAGGAGAGCGGGCGCAGGATGCGCACCGCCCTGGACTCCCTGTGGAAGTTCACCGGCGAGATGTTCCAGCCGGTGCCCGGCCTGGAAGTGGACTGGTCCGCCCTGGAAGGCCACTGGCTGGCCGCCCTGGGCGAGGTGCTGGAGCGGGCCGGACTCGCGCTGCCCGAGGGGCCGCGCACCGGGGCCTGGGCCGCCGGCGCCGGGCGCCAGGGCCTGCACACCGAGACGTTCGGGCGGATGCTCGCGGAGATGCAGCACCTGCACCGCAGCCACCCGGGGGCGTCATGGTGA
- the paaD gene encoding 1,2-phenylacetyl-CoA epoxidase subunit PaaD, producing MVTATRLEEELLALAGSVPDPELPVLTLTELGVMRGVRMGEDGSAEVTLTPTYTGCPAIEAMAADIERVLHAHGIAEVSVRTVLSPAWSTDDISAEGRRKLAEFGIAPPRPHSAGGPVPLTLSVRCPQCGSTDTELLSRFSSTACKALRRCVSCREPFDHFKEL from the coding sequence ATGGTGACCGCGACCCGGCTGGAGGAGGAGCTGTTGGCGCTCGCCGGCTCCGTCCCCGACCCCGAACTGCCCGTGCTCACCCTGACCGAGCTGGGCGTGATGCGCGGCGTGCGGATGGGCGAGGACGGGAGCGCCGAGGTCACCCTCACCCCGACCTACACCGGGTGCCCGGCCATCGAGGCCATGGCCGCGGACATCGAGCGGGTCCTGCACGCGCACGGCATAGCCGAGGTGAGCGTGCGGACCGTGCTCTCGCCCGCCTGGTCCACCGACGACATCAGCGCCGAAGGCCGCCGCAAGCTGGCGGAGTTCGGGATCGCCCCGCCCCGGCCGCATTCCGCGGGCGGTCCGGTGCCGCTCACCCTGTCGGTGCGCTGCCCGCAGTGCGGGTCCACCGACACCGAGCTGCTCAGCCGCTTCTCCTCCACCGCGTGCAAGGCCCTGCGCCGCTGCGTCTCCTGCCGCGAGCCGTTCGACCACTTCAAGGAGCTGTAG
- the paaE gene encoding 1,2-phenylacetyl-CoA epoxidase subunit PaaE translates to MTAARHGAFHSLTVTEVERLTDDSVALTLRVPPELREEYRHAPGQHLTLRRRPADGAEVRRTYSICSPAPAADGPGPQWLRVGVRLVEGGEFSTFAHKEIAAGDVLEVMVPAGRFVLDPAAAPADGHYAAVVGGSGITPVLSIAATLLAARPGARFCLVRSDRTAASTMFLEEVADLKDRYPERFQLVTVLSREEQEAGLPSGRLDEERLTALLPALLPVGEVAGWFLCGPYGLVQGAERALRGLGVERTRIHEEIFHVEDTATTTATGAPSGPAGTGTLSRVTARLDGRSGTWPVQEGESLLDAVLRNRADAPYACKGGVCGTCRAFLVTGEVRMDRNFALEAEETEAGFVLACQSHPMTEEVEIDFDR, encoded by the coding sequence ATGACCGCGGCCCGGCACGGCGCCTTCCACTCGCTGACGGTGACGGAGGTCGAGAGGCTCACCGACGACTCGGTCGCGCTCACCCTGCGGGTGCCGCCGGAGCTGCGCGAGGAGTACCGGCACGCCCCGGGCCAGCACCTGACCCTGCGCCGCCGCCCCGCCGACGGCGCGGAGGTCCGGCGGACGTATTCGATCTGCTCCCCCGCTCCGGCCGCCGACGGTCCGGGCCCGCAGTGGCTGCGGGTCGGGGTGCGGCTGGTGGAGGGCGGGGAGTTCTCCACCTTCGCTCACAAGGAGATCGCCGCGGGTGACGTGCTGGAGGTGATGGTCCCGGCCGGCCGCTTCGTGCTGGACCCGGCCGCTGCCCCGGCCGACGGTCACTACGCCGCCGTCGTCGGCGGCAGCGGGATCACCCCGGTGCTGTCGATCGCCGCGACCCTGCTCGCCGCCCGGCCGGGCGCCCGGTTCTGTCTGGTGCGCAGCGACCGTACGGCGGCCTCGACGATGTTCCTGGAGGAGGTCGCCGACCTCAAGGACCGCTATCCCGAGCGGTTCCAGCTGGTCACCGTCCTGTCCCGGGAGGAGCAGGAAGCCGGGCTGCCCTCCGGGCGCCTCGACGAGGAGCGGCTGACGGCGCTGCTGCCCGCGCTGCTGCCCGTCGGCGAGGTCGCGGGCTGGTTCCTGTGCGGGCCGTACGGCCTGGTCCAGGGCGCGGAGCGGGCACTGCGCGGGCTCGGCGTCGAGCGGACCCGGATCCACGAGGAGATCTTCCACGTCGAGGACACCGCCACCACCACCGCGACGGGCGCCCCCTCCGGCCCGGCCGGGACGGGCACGCTCAGCCGGGTCACGGCCCGGCTCGACGGCCGCTCGGGCACCTGGCCCGTCCAGGAGGGCGAGTCCCTGCTGGACGCGGTGCTCCGCAACCGCGCGGACGCGCCGTACGCCTGCAAGGGCGGGGTGTGCGGTACCTGCCGGGCGTTCCTGGTGACGGGCGAGGTCCGGATGGACCGGAACTTCGCGCTGGAAGCCGAGGAGACCGAGGCCGGATTCGTGCTGGCCTGCCAGTCGCACCCGATGACGGAGGAAGTGGAGATCGACTTCGACCGCTGA
- a CDS encoding acyl-CoA dehydrogenase family protein — translation MDFTFTEEQQAAVEAAKAVFADVAPDSVPSPALTPGSVADEFDRPLWAKLAASDLIGLVLDPAHGGAGLDTIALCLVLREAARVLARVPLLEHCATAMAVQAHGGPALRAELLPGAARGENVLTVAAHGRSGHDPAELAVTARPSAAADGDGAWTLDGVQTAVPWAHSADWIAVPAHTGEGDAVLALVPRTADGLALADQFSTSGEKMAELTLDGVRVPASHLIDAPGAWERLRQLLATGTCALALGLGENVLTMTSQYTSKREQFGFPVATFQAVAVQAADRYIDLRAMEVTLWQAAWRLDASTDGAGGPLPSAGDVAVAKIWASEGVRRVVQTAQHLHGGFGADTDYPLHRYHAWAKQLELQLGPAAAHEEALGDLLAAHPLA, via the coding sequence GTGGACTTCACCTTCACCGAGGAGCAGCAGGCCGCGGTCGAGGCGGCGAAGGCCGTCTTCGCGGACGTCGCACCCGACAGCGTGCCCAGCCCCGCGCTCACGCCCGGCTCCGTCGCCGACGAGTTCGACCGGCCACTGTGGGCCAAACTCGCCGCCTCCGACCTGATCGGCCTGGTCCTGGACCCGGCGCACGGCGGGGCGGGACTCGACACCATCGCCCTGTGCCTGGTGCTGCGCGAGGCGGCGAGGGTGCTGGCCCGGGTCCCGCTGCTGGAGCACTGCGCCACCGCCATGGCCGTCCAGGCCCACGGCGGCCCGGCCCTGCGCGCCGAGCTGCTGCCCGGGGCCGCGCGGGGCGAGAACGTGCTGACCGTCGCCGCCCACGGCCGCTCCGGCCACGACCCGGCCGAACTGGCCGTCACCGCCCGCCCGTCCGCGGCGGCGGACGGCGACGGCGCCTGGACCCTGGACGGCGTGCAGACGGCCGTGCCCTGGGCGCACAGCGCCGACTGGATCGCCGTCCCCGCCCACACCGGCGAGGGGGACGCGGTCCTCGCCCTCGTCCCGCGCACCGCCGACGGCCTCGCGCTCGCCGACCAGTTCTCCACCAGCGGCGAGAAGATGGCGGAGCTGACCCTGGACGGCGTACGGGTCCCCGCGAGCCACCTCATCGACGCCCCCGGCGCCTGGGAGCGGCTGCGCCAGCTGCTGGCCACCGGCACCTGCGCCCTCGCCCTCGGGCTCGGCGAGAACGTCCTGACCATGACCAGCCAGTACACGAGCAAGCGCGAGCAGTTCGGCTTCCCCGTCGCCACCTTCCAGGCGGTCGCGGTACAGGCCGCCGACCGCTACATCGACCTGCGCGCCATGGAGGTCACCCTCTGGCAGGCCGCCTGGCGGCTGGACGCGTCGACCGACGGGGCGGGCGGCCCGCTGCCGAGCGCCGGGGACGTGGCCGTGGCCAAGATCTGGGCGTCCGAAGGGGTCCGCCGGGTCGTCCAGACCGCCCAGCACCTGCACGGCGGCTTCGGCGCCGACACCGACTACCCGCTGCACCGCTATCACGCCTGGGCCAAGCAGCTGGAACTCCAGCTCGGCCCGGCCGCGGCCCACGAGGAGGCCCTGGGCGACCTGCTGGCCGCCCACCCCCTCGCCTGA
- a CDS encoding rhodanese-like domain-containing protein yields MNFGPLPSVDATAVPSEGFVLDVREDDEWAAGHVEGALHIPMSDFVARFGELTEAMDSIEGTPRVHVMCRVGGRSAQVTQYLVRQEIDAVNIDGGMQAWDAAGRPMVTDNGNPAFVL; encoded by the coding sequence ATGAACTTCGGACCGCTTCCCTCGGTGGACGCCACCGCGGTGCCCTCCGAAGGCTTTGTCCTCGACGTCCGTGAGGACGACGAATGGGCGGCCGGCCATGTCGAGGGTGCGCTGCACATCCCGATGAGCGACTTCGTGGCGCGCTTCGGCGAGCTGACCGAGGCGATGGACTCGATCGAGGGCACCCCGCGCGTCCACGTGATGTGCCGGGTCGGCGGGCGCTCCGCGCAGGTCACCCAGTACCTGGTGCGCCAGGAGATCGACGCCGTCAACATCGACGGCGGAATGCAGGCCTGGGACGCCGCCGGGCGCCCGATGGTGACGGACAACGGGAACCCGGCCTTCGTCCTCTAG
- a CDS encoding J domain-containing protein yields the protein MNEQTAGDASASEDERPEARLERAVRAAEQALIEFEIAVETFRVEVENFSRLHHQKLGPMYSRLDELDALIAEARAARTGDPEDLRKARDARALVMPMPGVDELFHDWLDSDGISDDAGAMLTDQPVRPPERVRPSEEVRRLYRELVRQAHPDLAQDDTERTRRDEFIARVNAAYGRGDEGLLRELATEWAAGPVPAEERPSETEELYARLEWLSRRKELLTVVARELEDSAIGSMLRMAPEDPDRLLEEIAEQLLGQVSEREAELAALAG from the coding sequence GTGAACGAGCAGACTGCCGGGGACGCCTCGGCCTCCGAGGACGAGCGGCCCGAGGCGCGGCTGGAGCGGGCCGTGCGGGCCGCCGAGCAGGCGCTGATCGAGTTCGAGATCGCGGTGGAGACCTTCCGGGTGGAGGTCGAGAACTTCTCCCGGCTGCACCACCAGAAGCTCGGCCCGATGTACTCGCGGCTCGACGAACTCGACGCGCTGATCGCCGAGGCCAGGGCCGCCCGCACCGGCGACCCCGAGGACCTGCGCAAGGCGCGGGACGCGCGGGCGCTGGTCATGCCGATGCCCGGGGTGGACGAGCTGTTCCACGACTGGCTGGACTCGGACGGCATCTCCGACGACGCCGGTGCCATGCTCACCGACCAGCCGGTGCGGCCTCCGGAGCGGGTCCGCCCCTCCGAGGAGGTCCGCCGCCTCTACCGCGAGCTGGTCCGCCAGGCGCACCCGGACCTGGCCCAGGACGACACGGAGCGGACCCGGCGGGACGAGTTCATCGCCCGGGTGAACGCCGCGTACGGGCGCGGCGACGAGGGGCTGCTGCGGGAGCTGGCCACGGAGTGGGCGGCCGGACCGGTGCCCGCGGAGGAGCGGCCCTCGGAGACCGAGGAGCTGTACGCCCGGCTGGAGTGGCTCTCGCGTCGCAAGGAGCTGCTGACCGTGGTGGCCCGGGAGCTGGAGGACAGCGCGATCGGGTCGATGCTGCGGATGGCTCCCGAGGACCCGGACCGGCTCCTGGAGGAGATCGCCGAGCAACTGCTCGGGCAGGTCTCCGAGCGCGAGGCGGAGCTGGCCGCGCTCGCCGGGTAG
- a CDS encoding DUF2252 domain-containing protein has translation MAAVPVRGAAQAEGKAEGRANGRANGRAGGAANGKAGARAGGKAAPKAAPKAAAAGRIPEVAGYAARVTGSAAGSPKAEGKALRVRVPRAAHAHFEVVAGRPDAVRAVEESNVGRVAELTPIRVGRMAANPFAFLRGAAGLMAHDLAATPVTGVGAQICGDAHAANFGLYGDARGRLVIDLNDFDETVFGPWEWDLKRLTTSLVLAGRVAGADEDTCRAAALDTVGAYRRTMRLLAKLPALDAWNAIPDEELVSHTDARDLLGTLERVSEKARNNTSARFAAKSTEAAPDGGRRFVDALPVLRRVGDGEAAAVAASLGPYLDTLQGDRLPLLARYAIHDVAFRVVGTGSVGTRSYVVLLLDHRGEPLVLQVKEARPSVLLPHLSGLGFDTAPEDHEGRRVVAGQKRMQVVSDILLGWTTVEGRPFQVRQFRNRKGSVDPAALAVDQIDDYGRMTGALLARAHAHSADPRVLAGYCGKNEELDEAIAAFAVAYADRSEADHADLVAAVRSGRIPAEMGV, from the coding sequence ATGGCGGCGGTACCGGTACGGGGCGCGGCGCAGGCCGAGGGCAAGGCCGAGGGCAGGGCGAACGGCAGGGCCAACGGCAGGGCCGGCGGCGCGGCCAACGGCAAGGCCGGGGCGCGGGCCGGAGGGAAGGCAGCGCCCAAGGCCGCGCCGAAGGCGGCGGCGGCCGGGCGGATACCGGAGGTCGCGGGGTACGCGGCGCGGGTGACGGGGTCCGCCGCGGGCTCCCCGAAGGCCGAGGGCAAGGCGCTGCGGGTCCGGGTGCCGCGCGCCGCGCACGCGCACTTCGAGGTCGTGGCCGGACGGCCGGACGCGGTGCGGGCGGTGGAGGAGTCCAACGTCGGGCGGGTGGCGGAGCTGACGCCGATCCGGGTGGGGCGGATGGCCGCCAACCCCTTCGCGTTCCTGCGCGGGGCCGCCGGTCTGATGGCCCACGACCTGGCGGCGACACCGGTGACCGGGGTGGGCGCGCAGATCTGCGGAGACGCCCACGCGGCCAACTTCGGGCTGTACGGCGATGCCCGCGGGCGGCTCGTCATCGACCTCAACGACTTCGACGAGACGGTCTTCGGGCCCTGGGAATGGGACCTCAAGCGGCTGACGACCTCACTGGTGCTGGCCGGGCGGGTGGCGGGCGCCGACGAGGACACCTGCCGGGCGGCCGCGCTGGACACGGTCGGCGCCTACCGGCGCACGATGCGGCTGCTGGCCAAGCTCCCGGCGCTGGACGCCTGGAACGCGATTCCCGACGAGGAACTGGTCTCGCACACCGACGCCCGGGATCTGCTGGGCACGCTGGAACGGGTGTCGGAGAAGGCCCGTAACAACACCAGCGCGCGGTTCGCCGCCAAATCCACCGAGGCCGCACCCGACGGCGGCCGCCGTTTCGTGGACGCGCTGCCGGTGCTGCGGCGGGTCGGGGACGGGGAGGCGGCGGCGGTCGCGGCCTCGCTGGGTCCGTACCTGGACACGCTCCAGGGGGACCGGCTGCCGCTGCTGGCCCGGTACGCGATCCATGACGTGGCCTTCCGGGTGGTGGGCACCGGCAGTGTCGGAACCCGCTCCTACGTGGTGCTGCTGCTGGACCACCGCGGTGAGCCGCTGGTGCTCCAGGTGAAGGAGGCGCGGCCGTCGGTGCTCCTGCCGCACCTGTCGGGGCTGGGCTTCGACACCGCGCCGGAGGACCACGAGGGCCGCCGGGTGGTGGCCGGGCAGAAGCGCATGCAGGTCGTCTCCGACATCCTGCTCGGCTGGACCACGGTCGAGGGCCGGCCGTTCCAGGTGCGGCAGTTCCGCAACCGCAAGGGCAGCGTGGACCCGGCCGCCCTCGCCGTGGACCAGATCGACGACTACGGGCGGATGACCGGCGCGCTGCTGGCGCGGGCGCACGCGCACAGCGCCGACCCGCGGGTCCTGGCCGGGTACTGCGGCAAGAACGAGGAACTGGACGAGGCGATCGCCGCCTTCGCGGTGGCCTACGCCGACCGCAGTGAGGCCGACCACGCGGATCTGGTGGCCGCGGTGCGGTCCGGGCGGATTCCGGCGGAGATGGGCGTCTAG